A window of the Patescibacteria group bacterium genome harbors these coding sequences:
- a CDS encoding mechanosensitive ion channel translates to MDFQSFLQNLISWSISHGIKIIVILFIAWLATRIGRIFISRLIKTLIEKAEIVGRDGKVQKQRGETLSKVFSSTLKIVIWIIAILTVLPEFGINPTPLLAGAGLIGLAIGMGSKNLVQDYLAGLFILLEDQYRVGEEVDISGKKGKVIDLTLRRTIIKDSEGTVHYIPNGQIKSASNLSRK, encoded by the coding sequence ATGGATTTTCAAAGTTTTCTTCAAAATTTAATATCCTGGTCTATTTCTCATGGGATAAAAATAATTGTAATTTTATTTATAGCCTGGCTGGCTACCAGAATTGGCAGAATTTTTATTTCCAGATTAATAAAGACTCTTATTGAGAAAGCCGAAATAGTAGGGAGAGATGGTAAGGTTCAGAAACAAAGAGGGGAAACACTTAGTAAGGTTTTTAGCTCTACTCTAAAAATAGTGATTTGGATAATAGCGATTTTGACAGTTCTCCCAGAATTTGGGATTAATCCTACTCCGCTTTTAGCAGGAGCTGGTTTAATTGGTTTGGCTATAGGGATGGGGTCTAAGAATTTAGTTCAGGATTATTTAGCCGGACTTTTTATCTTGCTCGAAGACCAATATCGAGTCGGAGAAGAAGTAGATATATCTGGCAAAAAAGGGAAAGTTATAGATTTGACTTTAAGAAGAACAATTATAAAAGATTCAGAAGGAACAGTTCATTATATCCCCAACGGTCAGATAAAAAGTGCTTCTAATCTTTCAAGAAAATAA